Part of the Bacillus carboniphilus genome is shown below.
CTGATGCTTGCCAGCTTTTCGATTTTTCTCTTTTAGTTCATTTTTCTTCTCGTGATAGGCTTGATTATCAAACGCCTTTTTATCATTATCAGATGTTCTAGGCATATTGAGAACACTCCTTTTAGTTTTCAAAGATATTTTTTAGTATGCCTAGTAAGTTGATAAATGATGTATGGGAGCTTGATTTAGGCTATACGGTAATGATAGAGCTCTCTACCCTTATGCACGCCTTTATAAAAGTATGGAGCATACTTAATGGAATAAAATTGTAGAAATGCTAAATCTGAATTTGGAATTCAGGCAACCATACAACTGTTCCGTCTAAGAAAAAAAGCCACCCTCACGAAGAGAGTAGCCTTTCAAATCTATTTCCCCAAAAAGAAAATGGCAATGGTTCCTGGACCACTATGTGATCCTATAGCAGCACCAATTGGGTGAATGACAAAGTTTTGGACACCTAATTCGGATTGAATCATTTGTTTCATTTCTTCTGCTGTTTCCACTGCATCACCGTGGCTAATTGCAACGGTTTGGTTGCTCCAATCGCCGCCTCTTTCTTTCATAACTTGTACCATTTTCTTCTTCCAACGGTCTTTTCCTCTGACTTTCTCTAGTGGTACTAGTTCCCCATTTTCAACATGAAGCAATGGTTTCACTTGTAGCATTCCACCGATCCATGCCGATGCTTTTGAGATACGCCCTCCACGAGCCAAATATTCAAGGTTCTCAACCGTAAAAAGATGTTCGATTTGTTGACTGTAATCGGTAACTTCTTTAACGATTTCTTCTTTTGTTTTACCCTGTGAGCTCAACTCCGCTGCTTTGCGGATTACGAGTCCATAGCCAAGAGAGGCACATTTAGTGTCGACAACTGTAATATCCATCTCAGGGTTTTCTTCTTTCACTTCTTCATTCATTAAATGTGCCGTTTGATAGGTACCTGATAAACCAGAAGAAAAAGCAAAGTAAATAGCTGATTTATTTTGCTTAGCATATTTTGTGAAGATTTCCTTCAACCTATAGGGAGAGACTTGTGCAGTTTTTGGAACACTGCCCTCTCTCATTTCTTGATAAATTTCATTGTATGTAATCTCAAAGAGGTCGTCATATTCCTTATTATTTAATAAAACCTTAAGAGGTAATACATCTACTTGATGTTCTTCTAAATAAGAAAGAGGTAGATCACATGCACTATCAGCAATAATTTGAACGGTCATTCTTTCACCTTCTTAAAATAAGTCTTAAGTTTAGTTTACGAAATTATGGTAAATAGAGCAATATAGGAGGTTGTGAATCATGGTTAAAGAAGAAATCAAAAAGATCATCGTTGTTTGTTTTGGAGCATTTCTTAATGCCATTTCGGTTAATTTTTTCTTAATCCCAGCTGATGTGTACGCCAGTGGTTTTACCGGATTAGCTCAGTTATTATCGAGTATATTTGGAGAATTTACTCCTTTTACAGTTTCAACGGGAATTCTCCTATTCCTTTTAAACATACCGGTTACCATTTTAGGGTGGAAGAAGGTAGGTAAATCCTTTACTTTTTATAGTTTTGTTAGTGTTATATTAACGACCTTATTCTTAGAAATTATTCCGGTCACACAACACTCACCTGACATTCTGCTAAATGCTGTTTTTGGTGGAGTATTTGCTGCTCTTGGTGTAGGTCTTACATTAAAATGGGGTGCATCCACTGGGGGAATGGATATTATCGCTATGATATTATCCCGGATGAAGGATCGGCCAGTCGGTACATATTTTTTTACAATGAATGCTGTTATTATCGTTTCTGCTGGTTATTTATTTGGGTGGGAAAGTGCTCTATACACATTAGTAGCTCTTTACGTATCGACACGCCTTATTGATGCCATCCATACGAGACATGAGAAGCTAACTGCAATGATTATCACAAAGAAATCAG
Proteins encoded:
- a CDS encoding DUF3941 domain-containing protein; the encoded protein is MPRTSDNDKKAFDNQAYHEKKNELKEKNRKAGKHQYSKKTDHL
- a CDS encoding DegV family protein yields the protein MTVQIIADSACDLPLSYLEEHQVDVLPLKVLLNNKEYDDLFEITYNEIYQEMREGSVPKTAQVSPYRLKEIFTKYAKQNKSAIYFAFSSGLSGTYQTAHLMNEEVKEENPEMDITVVDTKCASLGYGLVIRKAAELSSQGKTKEEIVKEVTDYSQQIEHLFTVENLEYLARGGRISKASAWIGGMLQVKPLLHVENGELVPLEKVRGKDRWKKKMVQVMKERGGDWSNQTVAISHGDAVETAEEMKQMIQSELGVQNFVIHPIGAAIGSHSGPGTIAIFFLGK
- a CDS encoding YitT family protein: MVKEEIKKIIVVCFGAFLNAISVNFFLIPADVYASGFTGLAQLLSSIFGEFTPFTVSTGILLFLLNIPVTILGWKKVGKSFTFYSFVSVILTTLFLEIIPVTQHSPDILLNAVFGGVFAALGVGLTLKWGASTGGMDIIAMILSRMKDRPVGTYFFTMNAVIIVSAGYLFGWESALYTLVALYVSTRLIDAIHTRHEKLTAMIITKKSDELKKAIHNKLVRGITTLPAKGAFTNEPKEMLMIVITRYELYDLEHIIRDVDPNAFTNIVQTTGIFGFFRRD